A section of the Primulina eburnea isolate SZY01 chromosome 1, ASM2296580v1, whole genome shotgun sequence genome encodes:
- the LOC140814438 gene encoding uncharacterized protein, whose protein sequence is MDRQGRVRLRQGNFTIEHHYRVDLYYGAIDSQLQEINRRFSDDAMELLILSNALNPKNALESFKIADICKLVEKFYAQDFTRDEKEQLEIQLKHYKYNIVKGSDYKSLSTISELCQWLMKTNKSVTHNLIFRVIVLVLTLPVFNAATERSFSAVNIVKTRLRSKMKDDFLSNALMIYIEKEIARNVSMEDIIEDFEKLKERRILFN, encoded by the coding sequence ATGGACAGACAAGGTCGAGTCCGTCTTCGTCAAGGCAATTTCACCATTGAGCATCATTATCGGGTAGACCTCTATTATGGTGCAATAGATTCACAATTACAAGAAATTAATAGGCGCTTTAGCGATGATGCTATGGAGTTGCTCATTCTGAGTAATGCCTTAAATCCTAAAAATGCGCTAGAGTCTTTCAAAATTGCAGATATATGTAAATTAGTTGAAAAATTTTATGCACAAGATTTTACAAGAGATGAAAAAGAGCAATTGGAGATTCAATTGAAGCATTACAAATATAATATCGTCAAAGGGTCTGACTATAAAAGTCTTTCAACCATATCAGAGTTATGTCAATGGTTGATGAAGACTAACAAGTCTGTGACACACAATCTCATTTTTAGAGTGATTGTACTTGTGCTTACTCTTCCGGTTTTCAATGCTGCTACAGAACGATCATTTTCTGCTGTTAATATTGTGAAAACAAGACTTCGGAGCAAAATGAAGGATGATTTTCTCTCGAACgcattaatgatatatattgagAAAGAAATTGCTAGAAATGTGAGCATGGAAGATATcattgaagattttgaaaaattaaaagaaCGTCGAAttctttttaattaa
- the LOC140814433 gene encoding uncharacterized protein, whose protein sequence is MRVKNAIREQIGVVKYCIIVDEARDESKREQMSIVLRFVDTNGFIQEHFFGLVHVSDTAALILKNAIYSVLGHYNLDVQNIRGQGYDGASNMRGRFNGLQALIVKDCKSAYYVHCFAHRLQLALVATSKNKAHADDIAHLIAINELETGRVLNQIGTLQRATDTCWSYHLRSLAGLIKMFSASCTVLLNVMEDGLPSQQADATSIYDEMTSFDFVFILHLMKEVMGITDILFQAL, encoded by the exons ATGAGAGTGAAAAATGCAATTCGTGAACAAATTGGAGTGGTAAAGTATTGCATAATTGTTGATGAAGCACGAGATGAGTCAAAAAGAGAGCAAATGTCTATAGTATTGAGGTTCGTGGATACTAATGGATTCATTCAAGAACATTTTTTTGGACTTGTTCACGTATCTGATACTGCTGCTTTGATTTTAAAGAATGCTATATATTCTGTTTTGGGTCACTACAATTTGGATGTTCAAAATATTAGAGGTCAAGGTTATGATGGTGCTAGTAATATGAGGGGTAGGTTTAATGGATTACAAGCTTTGATTGTAAAAGATTGTAAAAGTGCTTATTATGTTCATTGCTTTGCTCATCGGTTACAACTGGCTTTAGTTGCAACATCAAAAAAT AAAGCTCATGCGGATGATATTGCACATTTGATTGCTATTAATGAACTCGAGACTGGGCGTGTACTTAATCAGATAGGTACTTTACAGCGAGCTACTGATACATGTTGGAGTTATCATTTGAGATCATTAGCCGGCCTAATTAAGATGTTTAGTGCATCGTGTACGGTATTGCTTAATGTTATGGAGGATGGACTTCCTTCTCAACAAGCAGATGCTACATCTATATATGATGAAATGACTTCTTTTGATTTTGTATTTATCTTGCATCTTATGAAAGAGGTTATGGGGATCACAGATATCCTTTTTCAGGCTTTATAA